In methanogenic archaeon ISO4-H5, the following are encoded in one genomic region:
- a CDS encoding aspartate 1-decarboxylase PanD — protein sequence MRWMLRSKIHRATVTEARLDYEGSITIDADLVDKAGMLVGEKVTVAVVETGARFETYILPGERGSGIIALNGAAARLAAVGDKVIIMGYELTDEPIRAKVLLVDMHNRISKEFTY from the coding sequence ATGCGTTGGATGCTCAGGAGCAAGATCCACAGGGCGACCGTGACGGAAGCGAGACTCGACTATGAGGGCAGCATCACCATCGATGCAGATCTCGTCGACAAAGCAGGCATGCTGGTCGGAGAGAAGGTCACTGTCGCCGTCGTCGAGACCGGTGCCCGCTTCGAGACCTACATCCTCCCCGGCGAGAGAGGCAGCGGAATCATCGCACTCAACGGAGCCGCCGCAAGACTTGCCGCCGTCGGAGACAAAGTCATTATCATGGGCTACGAGCTCACCGACGAACCCATCCGCGCCAAGGTCCTGCTGGTCGACATGCACAACAGGATTTCTAAGGAGTTCACCTACTGA
- a CDS encoding ABC transporter ATP-binding protein translates to MQLVIDKVGFSYPSREVLKEVSFEAGKGEVVGIIGQNGCGKTTLLKCINTTLKATKGAITLDDKAVESLSKREIAKSMGFVMQTTNTTFPFTVYETVLMGRYSRKDILSADETEKDTEIVYQAMKDTGVLKFADRDIDELSGGERRRVMIARALVQEPEILLLDEPTLHLDINHQFDLMDLIRKLSRDRGLLVIIVTHDLIFAARYCDRVLAIENGLIAAAGTAREVITPENMKKFFEIEVEVKDDPRVGLSVTILNRYHSEEETDESEPNES, encoded by the coding sequence ATGCAGTTGGTAATTGACAAAGTCGGATTCTCATACCCCTCCAGAGAAGTCCTCAAAGAGGTCAGTTTCGAGGCAGGCAAGGGAGAAGTCGTCGGTATCATAGGTCAGAACGGATGCGGAAAGACCACTCTTCTCAAATGCATCAACACCACTCTGAAAGCCACCAAAGGTGCCATCACCCTGGATGATAAGGCTGTTGAATCCCTGAGCAAGAGAGAGATCGCAAAATCGATGGGATTCGTCATGCAGACGACCAATACCACCTTCCCGTTCACTGTCTATGAGACTGTACTCATGGGCAGGTATTCCCGCAAGGACATACTGTCTGCGGATGAAACCGAAAAGGACACTGAAATCGTATATCAGGCGATGAAAGACACCGGAGTACTCAAGTTCGCGGACAGAGACATCGATGAACTGTCCGGAGGCGAGCGTCGCAGGGTAATGATTGCCCGTGCGCTGGTCCAGGAACCGGAGATTCTTCTGCTCGATGAACCCACTCTGCACTTGGATATCAACCACCAATTCGATCTCATGGACCTGATTCGCAAGCTCTCCCGCGACAGGGGGTTACTGGTCATTATCGTTACCCATGATCTGATTTTCGCAGCCAGATACTGCGATAGGGTCCTGGCCATCGAAAACGGACTCATAGCTGCCGCAGGAACAGCCAGAGAAGTGATCACTCCGGAGAACATGAAGAAGTTCTTCGAGATTGAAGTGGAAGTGAAAGACGACCCGAGGGTCGGACTCAGCGTCACCATCCTCAACAGATATCATTCTGAAGAGGAGACCGACGAGTCCGAACCTAACGAATCCTGA
- a CDS encoding ABC transporter permease protein — protein MKFLIAVVTTAIVMIVTFLVSMSVGNYHATLNEIFDAILGKGSAGVVFMIRDVRLPRIISAALVGAALAISGLTMQSLFKNPMASPSILGISSGAAFGASIAISFGIGQVIFGSFATSAMACIMCFVTLLLVYLIAHSKYGISTVTLLLAGVAVGAFFNGLVSLLQYVANEETLSAIVYWTMGSFNKVTWTSFYRSVVIIIAGVVIQALIYKELNLISAGEEQAANLGVNVKQVRYLALIGTALCVGGSVSIAGTIGFVGLIIPHIFRMMVGPNHKLLTPMCIFGGAAFLMAMDTIAKMAFVMSFPVGIFTSLLGAPFFIYVLKKRKKEIWE, from the coding sequence ATGAAATTCCTCATTGCAGTCGTTACGACTGCAATCGTGATGATAGTTACATTCCTTGTATCGATGAGTGTAGGAAATTATCACGCCACACTCAACGAGATTTTTGATGCGATATTGGGTAAGGGTAGTGCGGGCGTCGTATTCATGATACGCGATGTCCGTCTCCCGAGGATCATATCCGCTGCGCTGGTCGGTGCCGCGTTAGCCATCTCTGGATTGACCATGCAGAGTCTTTTCAAAAACCCCATGGCATCCCCTTCGATATTGGGTATCTCCTCCGGAGCCGCATTCGGTGCATCCATCGCCATCTCCTTCGGAATCGGACAGGTGATCTTCGGAAGTTTTGCAACTTCCGCGATGGCCTGCATAATGTGTTTCGTCACACTCCTTTTAGTTTACCTTATCGCACATTCCAAATACGGCATTTCAACGGTTACTCTTCTTCTGGCAGGAGTTGCGGTCGGCGCATTCTTCAACGGACTCGTTTCCTTACTTCAGTATGTGGCCAACGAAGAAACCCTGAGCGCAATCGTCTACTGGACTATGGGCAGTTTCAACAAGGTCACTTGGACTTCATTCTATAGGTCAGTAGTCATTATAATCGCAGGAGTCGTGATTCAGGCCCTGATTTACAAGGAACTCAACCTCATATCTGCTGGAGAAGAACAGGCCGCCAACCTAGGCGTCAACGTCAAGCAGGTGAGGTATCTGGCACTTATAGGAACGGCACTCTGTGTCGGTGGTTCAGTATCGATTGCAGGAACCATCGGATTCGTAGGACTTATCATCCCCCACATTTTCAGGATGATGGTCGGACCCAACCACAAATTGCTGACCCCCATGTGTATCTTCGGCGGAGCAGCATTCCTGATGGCCATGGATACGATTGCCAAGATGGCCTTCGTGATGTCTTTCCCTGTAGGAATCTTCACATCTCTGTTAGGCGCACCGTTCTTCATCTACGTACTCAAGAAGCGTAAGAAGGAAATCTGGGAGTGA
- a CDS encoding secreted protein — MYSLVKKMDKRIIAILAVVIVVAAGAAAAFVLTNNNNKTEEKKGLYLLDAAVLDIDMGAMSGTPKVIDTIEYMYSSVYGELTDTAKGKTIADAKADTTFWDKYCKYTKLATVDSDGKIHYKTATNNKGSDSVEKVMDGPATKLIATGSAYAFSQYYFLCAKYDVKPFSDEAKNNTALVNEFQSLNYAGLTKADIATSSEDLAALYGAAYINRCSSLKTYDLEKLGTDVKNARGDSAPYNEVILMGSATIAKASNPEIVTTVETNNGHVMLMNAKDIPATFAMVDQIGIILGASEAQIDEVIQDLQLRLYKVYVSLTEKNAGLTTPHKAYFEGSSGKASSDTGSGKSLCDFFGWDTTLFDGAEHDTESLLTAKPDVLMFYTNDDRAKDVKMRVTS, encoded by the coding sequence ATGTATTCATTGGTGAAAAAAATGGATAAACGGATCATAGCAATTCTAGCAGTTGTTATCGTTGTTGCTGCAGGTGCCGCTGCGGCATTCGTTCTTACCAACAACAATAACAAGACTGAAGAGAAAAAGGGACTCTACTTACTCGATGCAGCAGTCCTTGATATCGACATGGGCGCCATGAGCGGAACTCCCAAGGTCATTGATACCATCGAATACATGTATTCGAGCGTATACGGAGAACTTACCGACACTGCAAAAGGCAAAACCATTGCCGATGCTAAAGCAGATACTACCTTCTGGGACAAATACTGCAAGTATACAAAACTCGCAACCGTAGACAGTGATGGAAAGATCCACTACAAGACCGCTACGAACAACAAAGGTAGCGATTCCGTTGAGAAAGTCATGGATGGCCCTGCCACCAAACTCATCGCCACCGGAAGTGCCTACGCATTCTCCCAGTACTACTTCCTTTGTGCCAAGTACGATGTTAAACCCTTCTCCGATGAAGCAAAGAATAACACCGCATTGGTAAACGAATTCCAGTCACTCAACTACGCAGGACTTACCAAAGCAGATATTGCAACTTCCAGCGAAGATCTCGCCGCCCTCTACGGTGCAGCTTACATTAACCGCTGCAGCTCGCTGAAGACCTATGATTTAGAGAAACTGGGTACCGACGTCAAAAACGCCAGGGGAGACAGCGCACCCTACAATGAAGTCATCCTTATGGGTTCTGCAACCATCGCTAAGGCCAGCAACCCCGAGATTGTCACCACCGTTGAAACGAACAACGGTCACGTCATGCTCATGAACGCCAAGGATATTCCTGCAACCTTTGCCATGGTAGACCAGATCGGAATCATCCTCGGTGCAAGCGAAGCCCAGATCGACGAAGTCATCCAGGACCTCCAGCTGAGGCTCTACAAGGTGTACGTCTCCCTCACCGAGAAGAACGCTGGACTCACCACTCCCCACAAAGCATACTTTGAGGGAAGCAGCGGAAAAGCAAGCAGCGATACCGGAAGCGGAAAGTCCCTTTGCGACTTCTTCGGATGGGACACCACCCTTTTCGACGGTGCCGAGCACGACACCGAGAGCCTTCTCACCGCCAAACCTGACGTCCTGATGTTCTACACCAACGATGACAGGGCTAAAGACGTAAAGATGAGAGTAACCTCCTGA
- a CDS encoding signal transduction protein, with product MPNATVGEYMVRDVQYVAPNMTVQEVIDKLLASNFHGFPVVENGYLLGYVTAKELLRFTDLPKAKLRSVMSRGTLCAIPSMSIDDATRILFRYGLRNLPVVDENKKLVGIISNIDVVRSQIEKSRPGKVMNVKSFMEKQNNVTFRIHNGEVPIAEMIPTQKEVYMDELVGRQYEIKRGLNEPIIVIRRHKGFLVVDGHHRIMAAHRLGLTNFNCIILEPNDMDVKLGLEVTAERWGLHTLDDVKIIEGSKHPFMEITTMLLPQEIAGNINNVLMERMEENPGPGVPSPMGPTPRVDRPSSSKTKKSSKKAGTKKETAKKPATKKAPAKKTAAKKAPAKKEPASKKPASKKAVTPKSKV from the coding sequence ATGCCAAACGCAACGGTCGGCGAGTATATGGTTCGCGACGTCCAGTACGTCGCACCCAATATGACAGTGCAGGAAGTCATTGACAAACTCCTGGCGTCCAACTTCCACGGTTTCCCTGTGGTCGAGAACGGATACCTTCTGGGATATGTCACAGCCAAGGAGCTCCTGCGTTTCACCGACCTGCCCAAGGCAAAGCTACGTTCGGTCATGAGCCGCGGTACCCTCTGCGCCATCCCTTCGATGTCGATCGACGACGCTACCCGTATCCTTTTCAGATACGGTCTCCGCAATCTGCCTGTGGTGGATGAGAACAAGAAGCTCGTAGGTATCATCTCGAACATCGACGTAGTACGTTCGCAGATCGAGAAGTCCCGTCCCGGGAAGGTCATGAACGTCAAGAGCTTCATGGAGAAGCAGAACAACGTTACGTTCCGTATCCACAACGGCGAGGTCCCCATCGCAGAGATGATCCCCACTCAGAAAGAGGTCTACATGGACGAGCTCGTCGGCAGGCAGTATGAGATCAAGAGGGGACTCAACGAACCCATCATCGTCATCCGGAGACACAAGGGTTTCCTGGTGGTCGACGGACACCACCGTATCATGGCCGCGCACCGTCTGGGTCTTACCAATTTCAACTGCATCATCCTCGAGCCCAACGACATGGATGTGAAGCTCGGACTGGAGGTCACCGCGGAGAGGTGGGGCCTGCACACCCTTGACGACGTGAAGATCATCGAGGGTTCCAAGCATCCGTTTATGGAGATTACCACCATGCTCCTGCCGCAGGAAATCGCCGGCAACATCAACAACGTGCTGATGGAGCGCATGGAGGAGAATCCCGGCCCCGGTGTGCCAAGCCCCATGGGTCCGACCCCCAGAGTTGACAGGCCTTCCTCTTCAAAGACCAAGAAGAGTTCCAAGAAAGCCGGTACTAAAAAAGAGACAGCGAAGAAACCTGCCACGAAGAAGGCTCCTGCAAAGAAGACTGCGGCAAAGAAAGCTCCTGCCAAAAAGGAACCTGCTTCCAAGAAGCCCGCATCTAAGAAGGCTGTAACACCGAAAAGTAAGGTGTGA
- a CDS encoding ATPase (AAA+ superfamily), translated as MPKLFERTVYSELLEWKNHWSKDYALLVEGARRVGKSTVVKEFSEKEFKSALIIDFYKPKPGTIELFNRYGNEYDRLFTELQALYSVELYLGESVIVFDEIQLFPRAREMIKGLVEDGRYCYIETGSLITVLSNAAKIMIPSEEYRIDMYPMSFEEFCWAVGASSKYDYAKNCFEQGKQMGVMHRELMELFKTYMMIGGFPQSVSKFIESQRYSDCERVKKGILQLYHEDLSKIPVKNGDVAKRIFDSVPALLSKHEKRFRPGIIKKGSRTSNYENSLLWLDDAHICNLCWEINEPQSAINLTIEEKSLKCYMLDTGLLLTQSFGSNILNSDEVQAAFVKNKLNLNEGMIFENAVSQELKCRGIELRFTKFARDEKHVYEVDFIVGGKKPVPIEVKSGDSSRHTSLDSLLERNKGRITKAYIVHGKDVKKEGKITYLPIYMVGFLANSLSNRKSA; from the coding sequence ATGCCTAAACTGTTCGAGCGTACCGTTTACAGTGAGTTACTTGAGTGGAAAAACCATTGGAGTAAGGACTATGCTCTGCTGGTAGAAGGCGCGAGAAGAGTCGGAAAAAGCACGGTTGTAAAAGAGTTCTCTGAAAAGGAATTCAAATCTGCGCTCATAATCGATTTCTATAAACCCAAGCCAGGTACCATAGAATTATTCAACAGGTACGGAAACGAATATGATCGCCTTTTCACAGAACTTCAAGCATTGTATTCCGTAGAGCTGTACCTTGGTGAAAGCGTGATCGTATTTGATGAGATACAGCTATTTCCGCGTGCCAGAGAAATGATCAAAGGCCTTGTTGAAGATGGCAGGTATTGCTATATCGAGACGGGTTCTTTGATTACTGTATTGAGCAATGCCGCAAAAATCATGATTCCCTCCGAAGAATATCGCATTGATATGTACCCCATGTCTTTCGAAGAATTCTGTTGGGCTGTAGGTGCCTCATCAAAATATGATTATGCAAAGAACTGCTTTGAACAGGGGAAACAGATGGGAGTTATGCACCGTGAATTGATGGAACTGTTCAAAACATATATGATGATAGGTGGATTCCCACAGTCCGTATCCAAATTCATAGAATCACAAAGGTATTCAGACTGTGAAAGAGTGAAAAAAGGTATTCTGCAGTTGTACCATGAGGATCTTTCCAAGATACCTGTAAAGAATGGAGATGTTGCTAAGAGAATATTCGATTCTGTTCCAGCGTTGCTGAGCAAACATGAAAAACGTTTCCGCCCGGGAATCATAAAGAAAGGAAGCAGGACCAGCAACTATGAAAACAGTTTACTCTGGCTCGATGATGCTCACATTTGTAATTTATGCTGGGAGATAAATGAACCGCAATCAGCGATTAATCTAACCATAGAGGAAAAATCGCTGAAATGTTACATGCTGGATACTGGCCTGTTACTTACTCAATCGTTCGGCAGCAATATCCTCAATAGCGACGAGGTACAGGCCGCTTTTGTAAAAAATAAGTTAAACCTCAATGAAGGAATGATTTTCGAAAACGCGGTATCTCAAGAACTGAAATGCAGAGGAATCGAACTGAGATTTACTAAATTCGCTCGTGACGAGAAACACGTCTATGAAGTAGATTTCATCGTGGGCGGGAAAAAACCAGTACCGATTGAAGTAAAATCCGGCGATTCGTCGAGACATACTTCCTTGGATTCGCTCCTCGAAAGAAACAAAGGAAGAATTACCAAAGCATATATCGTCCATGGGAAGGATGTCAAAAAAGAAGGAAAAATCACCTATCTCCCGATATACATGGTAGGGTTCCTGGCGAACAGCCTGTCAAATCGAAAATCCGCTTAA
- a CDS encoding phosphoenolpyruvate synthase PpsA1: protein MADIKDTRRIIDVNELRVTDVPIVGGKGANLGELTSSGFPVPNAFVLTTVSYDYFIASSGIMDKILALLKGIDRSSDDSLDAAAKEIRALFDKCPIPKDLQKEIKDSYKLLLGGKKGFVAVRSSATAEDLPDASFAGQQETYLNVKDEKDLVDKIKKCWSSLFTARAIYYREAQGYSHEDVKLAVVVQKMVNSEYSGIMFTVDPHNGAKNIIVEGGYGLGEAMVGGEVTPDHYVIDKAKMAISSKKTFKQTWKYIRGPQGGAVKEDVPEDMQSIQKIPDSRVLEIAEIGRQVEIHYDKPMDMEWCIEDGKVYLVQARPITAIGSADTTPSEAVEGGEVLLTGLGASPGMATGKVCIYEDGMSLDVIKDGDVLVTKMTMPDMVPAMSRSVAIVTDEGGMTCHAAIISRELGTPCVVGTATATSDLKDGEIITVDGSTGTVYRGEIKKKAKEEPEAKAATVFAEPCPVTGTKVMCNVSMPTKAEEIAQLPCDGVGLLRSEFLFTNYIGEHPCAVIADGRAQELIDKLADGVAKVARAFYPRPVTLRTSDFKTNEYHDMKGGANYEPTEDNPMIGWRGCSRYISENYREAFMCELKAIKKVRDDMGLKNVNIMLPFVRTIDEVKQITAMMESIGLRRGLDLKLYFMAEVPVNIFMAEEFCKYCDWFSIGSNDLTQLTMGCDRDSDILGKMGYFDERNPGVKAAIAHLIKVAHENGNKVSICGQAPSVYPEFCEFLVEQGIDAISLNPDTFIKTKKVIASAEQKILLKAARKTLLEQ, encoded by the coding sequence ATGGCCGATATCAAAGACACGAGAAGAATCATCGATGTGAACGAACTCCGCGTCACCGACGTCCCTATCGTCGGAGGCAAAGGAGCGAACCTCGGAGAACTCACCTCCTCCGGATTCCCCGTCCCCAACGCTTTCGTTCTCACCACCGTTTCTTACGACTACTTCATCGCCTCGAGCGGAATCATGGACAAGATCCTCGCCCTCCTCAAGGGCATCGACCGCTCCTCCGACGACAGCCTCGATGCGGCCGCCAAAGAGATCAGGGCACTCTTTGACAAATGCCCCATCCCCAAGGACCTCCAGAAGGAGATCAAGGACAGTTACAAGCTCCTCCTCGGAGGAAAGAAGGGATTCGTCGCAGTAAGGTCCTCCGCCACCGCAGAGGATCTCCCTGATGCATCCTTCGCCGGACAGCAGGAGACCTACCTCAACGTCAAGGACGAGAAGGACCTGGTAGACAAGATCAAGAAATGCTGGTCCTCCCTCTTCACCGCCAGGGCCATCTACTACAGGGAAGCCCAGGGCTACTCCCACGAGGATGTCAAGCTCGCGGTCGTCGTCCAGAAGATGGTCAACTCCGAGTACTCCGGAATCATGTTCACCGTGGACCCCCACAACGGAGCCAAGAACATCATCGTCGAGGGCGGTTACGGACTCGGCGAGGCGATGGTCGGCGGAGAGGTCACTCCCGACCACTACGTCATCGACAAGGCCAAGATGGCCATCAGCAGCAAGAAGACCTTCAAACAGACCTGGAAGTACATCCGCGGACCCCAGGGCGGAGCAGTAAAAGAGGATGTTCCCGAGGACATGCAGTCCATCCAGAAGATCCCCGACTCCCGCGTCCTCGAAATCGCAGAGATCGGAAGGCAGGTCGAGATCCACTACGACAAACCCATGGATATGGAGTGGTGCATCGAGGACGGCAAGGTCTACCTCGTCCAGGCCAGGCCCATCACCGCCATCGGTTCCGCAGACACCACCCCCTCCGAGGCAGTCGAGGGCGGAGAGGTCCTCCTCACCGGGCTCGGAGCCAGCCCCGGCATGGCAACCGGTAAGGTCTGCATCTACGAGGACGGAATGTCCCTCGATGTCATCAAGGACGGAGATGTCCTGGTCACCAAGATGACCATGCCCGACATGGTCCCCGCCATGAGCAGGTCCGTCGCCATCGTCACCGACGAGGGAGGAATGACCTGCCACGCAGCAATCATCTCCAGGGAGCTCGGAACCCCCTGCGTCGTCGGAACCGCCACCGCTACCTCCGACCTGAAGGACGGAGAGATCATCACCGTCGACGGATCCACCGGAACCGTCTACCGCGGAGAGATCAAGAAGAAGGCCAAGGAGGAACCCGAGGCAAAGGCAGCCACCGTGTTTGCCGAGCCCTGCCCCGTCACCGGAACCAAGGTCATGTGCAACGTCTCCATGCCCACCAAGGCCGAAGAGATCGCACAGCTCCCCTGCGACGGAGTCGGACTCCTCAGGTCCGAGTTCCTGTTCACCAACTACATCGGAGAGCACCCCTGCGCGGTCATCGCCGACGGAAGGGCCCAGGAGCTCATCGACAAGCTCGCCGACGGTGTCGCCAAGGTCGCCAGGGCATTCTACCCCAGGCCCGTCACCCTCAGGACCTCCGACTTCAAGACCAACGAGTACCACGACATGAAGGGCGGAGCCAACTACGAGCCCACCGAGGACAACCCCATGATCGGATGGAGGGGATGTTCCAGATACATCTCCGAGAACTACCGCGAGGCATTCATGTGCGAGCTCAAGGCCATCAAGAAGGTCAGGGACGACATGGGTCTCAAGAACGTCAACATCATGCTGCCCTTCGTCAGGACCATCGACGAGGTCAAGCAGATCACCGCCATGATGGAATCCATCGGACTCAGGCGCGGACTCGACCTCAAGCTCTACTTCATGGCAGAGGTCCCCGTCAACATCTTCATGGCAGAGGAGTTCTGCAAGTACTGCGACTGGTTCTCCATCGGATCCAACGACCTGACCCAGCTCACCATGGGCTGCGACAGGGACTCCGATATCCTCGGAAAGATGGGATACTTCGACGAGAGGAACCCCGGTGTCAAGGCCGCCATCGCCCACCTCATCAAGGTGGCCCACGAGAACGGCAACAAGGTCAGCATCTGCGGACAGGCACCCTCGGTCTACCCCGAGTTCTGCGAGTTCCTGGTGGAGCAGGGAATCGATGCGATCTCCCTCAACCCCGATACCTTCATCAAGACCAAGAAGGTCATCGCCTCCGCCGAGCAGAAGATCCTCCTGAAGGCTGCCCGCAAGACCCTTCTGGAACAGTGA
- a CDS encoding HTH domain-containing protein → MELGSESGTVAFKTDMRQLDKGLISLTAMVNRANHGTVYFGVDSTGYVSGLQVDAPLFDKIRYAVRKNILPRLTVDVVEHVSTDGKSYVSVSAAGFETPYSYDGRYYVRNSVNDDMATPETISRLVLARRFDAMKETEAYSQDLTFEMFGALMVSHGRRPRRDRGYYNTIGLLTREGDFNLNAYLLADRNSVRLQVTEYYGTTKEAFSKITDYGGKCLFTAMREVYDRVKMRNQRTVNTDQGVRAGTALFDAECLKEAWFNACLHNSWRTGIPPMLLIFDDRFEIESVGTIPFGLPQEDFFGGRSMPVNESLYNLASSLGFNEHVGRGVPLVTDKYGRNTVRIKSGTVTVTIPFAFEPAWVADREWTAEYGMPVSPQEEEVLDYLLFYTDAKLADISENTGLNLSSVKRIIVKLKSKGLLENTGTNRNSIWQVSSSYRRD, encoded by the coding sequence ATGGAATTGGGGTCGGAATCCGGCACCGTGGCGTTCAAGACCGATATGCGGCAGCTCGACAAGGGCCTTATTTCTCTGACCGCGATGGTGAACAGGGCCAATCACGGTACGGTGTACTTCGGAGTGGACAGTACAGGTTATGTGTCCGGTCTGCAGGTCGACGCACCCCTCTTCGATAAGATCCGTTATGCAGTCCGCAAGAACATCCTGCCCCGTCTGACCGTCGATGTGGTCGAACACGTTTCGACTGACGGTAAGAGCTATGTTTCCGTCTCCGCAGCCGGTTTCGAGACCCCGTATTCGTATGACGGTCGTTACTATGTGAGGAATTCCGTCAATGACGATATGGCCACTCCCGAGACCATCTCCCGTCTGGTCCTTGCGAGGAGGTTCGACGCCATGAAGGAGACCGAGGCTTACAGTCAGGACCTGACCTTTGAGATGTTCGGGGCACTGATGGTCTCTCACGGCCGTCGCCCCCGCAGGGACCGCGGTTATTACAATACGATCGGGCTCCTGACCAGGGAGGGTGATTTCAACCTCAACGCATACCTTTTGGCAGACAGGAATTCCGTCAGGCTCCAGGTCACAGAGTACTACGGGACCACCAAGGAAGCGTTCTCGAAGATCACCGACTACGGAGGCAAGTGCCTGTTTACGGCCATGCGCGAGGTGTACGACCGGGTGAAGATGCGCAACCAGAGGACAGTGAACACCGACCAGGGTGTGAGGGCAGGTACCGCACTGTTCGATGCGGAATGTCTCAAGGAGGCTTGGTTCAATGCATGTCTGCACAACAGCTGGAGAACAGGCATTCCTCCGATGCTGTTGATATTCGATGACAGATTCGAGATCGAATCGGTGGGGACGATTCCGTTCGGCCTTCCTCAGGAGGATTTCTTCGGAGGCAGGAGTATGCCTGTGAACGAATCCCTTTACAATCTTGCCTCCTCGCTTGGATTCAACGAGCATGTTGGCCGCGGAGTTCCCCTTGTAACTGATAAATACGGCCGCAATACCGTACGCATAAAGTCCGGGACTGTGACCGTCACGATACCTTTCGCATTCGAACCCGCATGGGTGGCGGACAGGGAATGGACCGCTGAGTACGGTATGCCCGTCTCCCCGCAGGAAGAGGAGGTCCTCGATTATCTTCTATTCTACACCGATGCTAAACTGGCGGACATATCGGAGAATACTGGTCTCAATCTCTCTTCAGTGAAGAGAATTATCGTAAAACTGAAGTCCAAAGGACTGCTGGAGAACACCGGAACCAACCGCAACAGCATCTGGCAGGTAAGCTCCTCATACCGCCGCGATTGA
- a CDS encoding pyruvate ferredoxin oxidoreductase gamma subunit PorC, whose product MGGSWDSVSLMDTEICWHGRGGQGVVTANEILAESAIYSGKYVKAFPEFGPERMGAPIRAFARIQDTPIRVHTQVYEPDIVIVIDPTLIGKVDVAKGLKKGGFILANYEGTPAELQKALGTTAECHAVKASKIAIEEIGKPLVNTAMLGALIKIRPIISYNEMEDHITDKFTGKLSDKLIVKNLSALKRAYDEVE is encoded by the coding sequence ATGGGGGGTTCATGGGATTCGGTCAGTCTTATGGATACTGAAATCTGTTGGCACGGAAGAGGAGGCCAGGGTGTCGTTACCGCTAACGAAATCCTTGCCGAATCCGCCATATATTCCGGTAAGTACGTGAAAGCATTCCCCGAGTTCGGACCCGAGAGGATGGGTGCCCCCATCAGGGCATTCGCCAGGATCCAGGACACCCCCATCAGGGTGCACACCCAGGTCTACGAACCCGACATCGTTATCGTCATCGACCCCACCCTCATCGGAAAGGTCGACGTCGCGAAGGGACTGAAGAAGGGCGGTTTCATCCTCGCCAACTATGAGGGAACCCCCGCAGAGCTCCAGAAGGCCCTCGGCACCACCGCCGAGTGTCACGCGGTCAAGGCAAGCAAGATCGCCATCGAGGAGATCGGCAAGCCCCTGGTCAACACCGCCATGCTCGGAGCACTCATCAAGATCCGCCCCATCATCTCCTACAACGAGATGGAGGACCACATCACCGACAAGTTCACCGGTAAGCTTTCCGACAAGCTCATCGTGAAGAACCTTTCCGCCCTCAAGAGGGCCTACGACGAGGTGGAGTGA
- a CDS encoding pyruvate ferredoxin oxidoreductase delta subunit PorD has protein sequence MVNIANYKDLVIGSRVIEPGNSENFHTGDWRSMVPVVDSSLCIDCLTCWIYCPDDCVLVENDRVVGIKNTHCKGCGICSKVCPKKAITMKEDIQ, from the coding sequence ATGGTTAACATAGCAAATTACAAGGACCTCGTTATCGGAAGCCGTGTCATCGAGCCCGGAAACTCCGAGAACTTCCACACCGGAGACTGGAGATCCATGGTCCCCGTCGTCGATTCATCTCTCTGCATCGACTGTCTCACCTGCTGGATCTACTGCCCTGACGACTGCGTCCTGGTCGAGAACGACCGCGTCGTCGGAATCAAGAACACTCACTGCAAGGGCTGCGGAATCTGTTCCAAGGTCTGCCCCAAGAAGGCCATCACCATGAAGGAGGACATCCAATGA